From one Anaerolineae bacterium genomic stretch:
- a CDS encoding aminopeptidase, whose protein sequence is MQTSQTFAQKLQNYADLIVKVGLGLQAGQRLLVRAPVEAAPLVRLIAASAYQAGARLVDVMWSDDALTLARFKYAPRDSFAEYPAWRTEAMTGFAEQGDAALSIHVVDPDLLKDQDPELVSLAQRVHDEHLLPFRRRLMADESNWCLVSMPIPAWAAKIFPHDPPDKQLAQLWDVIFKVCRLDRLDPLAAWQEHLAILQKTADYLNTKQYAVLKYTAPGTNFTVGLPQNHIWKSGQSQSQNGISFVCNLPTEEVFTMPHKDTANGVVASTKPLNYNGVLIEDFSLTFAHGRVVGAAAKKGETALKKMINSDEGAAKLGEVALAPQSSPVAQAGILFYHTLYDENAANHLALGRAYRFCLQHGPTMSDEQFAAAGGNNSLIHTDFMIGSAEMDVDGLTRDGAVEPVMRRGEWAF, encoded by the coding sequence ATGCAAACAAGTCAGACCTTTGCCCAAAAACTACAAAATTACGCGGATTTAATTGTTAAGGTGGGCCTGGGCTTGCAAGCCGGGCAGCGTTTACTGGTGCGGGCGCCGGTTGAGGCCGCGCCCCTGGTGCGATTGATTGCCGCCAGCGCCTATCAGGCCGGGGCCAGGCTGGTTGACGTAATGTGGTCCGACGACGCCCTCACCCTGGCCCGCTTTAAGTACGCGCCGCGCGACTCCTTTGCCGAATATCCCGCCTGGCGCACCGAAGCGATGACCGGATTCGCCGAACAGGGCGACGCCGCCCTCTCGATTCACGTGGTTGACCCGGATCTGCTCAAGGATCAGGACCCGGAGTTGGTTTCTCTGGCCCAACGGGTCCACGATGAACACCTGCTGCCCTTTCGCCGCAGATTGATGGCCGACGAAAGCAACTGGTGCCTGGTGTCTATGCCTATTCCGGCCTGGGCCGCCAAAATCTTTCCCCACGACCCGCCGGACAAACAACTGGCCCAACTCTGGGACGTCATTTTTAAAGTGTGCCGCCTTGACCGGCTCGACCCCCTGGCCGCCTGGCAGGAACACCTGGCTATTTTGCAAAAAACAGCGGACTACCTGAATACCAAACAATATGCCGTCCTCAAATACACGGCCCCCGGCACAAATTTCACCGTGGGTCTCCCCCAAAACCACATTTGGAAAAGTGGGCAAAGCCAAAGCCAAAACGGTATTTCTTTTGTGTGCAACCTGCCCACCGAAGAAGTTTTTACCATGCCCCACAAAGACACCGCCAACGGCGTGGTGGCCAGCACCAAACCCTTAAACTACAACGGCGTATTGATTGAGGATTTCAGCCTGACCTTTGCCCACGGGCGGGTGGTGGGGGCCGCCGCGAAAAAAGGCGAAACCGCCCTCAAAAAAATGATCAACAGCGACGAGGGCGCGGCCAAGTTGGGCGAAGTGGCCCTGGCCCCGCAAAGTTCGCCCGTGGCCCAGGCCGGGATTCTTTTTTACCACACCCTGTACGATGAAAACGCAGCCAACCATCTGGCCCTGGGGCGGGCTTATCGCTTCTGCCTGCAACACGGCCCCACAATGTCGGACGAGCAGTTTGCTGCCGCCGGCGGCAATAACAGCCTGATCCATACCGACTTTATGATCGGCTCGGCTGAAATGGACGTTGACGGCCTGACCCGCGACGGCGCTGTTGAGCCGGTGATGCGCCGGGGCGAGTGGGCCTTTTAG
- a CDS encoding P1 family peptidase has translation MERMRLRDLGITIGRLPPGPHNAITDVPGVWVGHSTLIYNMPRVARTGVTVIMPRQGKIWENNAFAAYYAFNGNGEMTGAHWMNEVGLLTSPIALTNTNQVGLVRDMLIAYEREHYIEGATLPVVAETFDGWLNDIDAFHVTKSNVFEAINRAAGGPVTEGNVGGGTGMICHDFKGGIGTSSRLVPIDDTQYTVGVLVQSNYGDRHMLRLNGLPVGTFIDETEVALPWGDTPSLPGGSIIVVIATDAPLVANQCRRLAQRATVGLARVGGIGHNGSGDIFIAFATGNDLPYDMPVYVDFKMLRHQKLDPFFEAVAEATEEAIWNSITMAETMTGFKNRVAYAVPLDRLQDLAQKNCGFLGFGVATPCP, from the coding sequence ATGGAACGAATGCGTTTACGAGATTTAGGTATCACCATTGGCAGACTTCCCCCCGGCCCTCACAATGCCATCACCGATGTCCCCGGCGTATGGGTGGGCCACAGCACATTAATCTACAATATGCCCCGCGTGGCCCGCACCGGCGTCACCGTGATTATGCCGCGCCAGGGCAAAATTTGGGAGAACAATGCTTTTGCCGCCTACTATGCCTTCAACGGCAACGGAGAAATGACCGGCGCCCATTGGATGAACGAAGTGGGATTACTAACTTCGCCCATTGCCCTCACCAACACCAACCAGGTGGGGTTGGTGAGGGATATGCTGATTGCCTATGAGCGCGAGCATTACATTGAAGGGGCTACGTTGCCGGTTGTGGCCGAAACTTTTGACGGCTGGCTTAATGATATTGACGCCTTTCACGTGACCAAGTCAAACGTATTTGAAGCCATTAACCGCGCTGCCGGCGGGCCGGTGACCGAGGGCAATGTGGGCGGCGGCACAGGCATGATTTGCCACGATTTCAAAGGCGGCATTGGCACGTCCTCCCGCCTTGTGCCCATTGACGACACACAGTACACGGTAGGCGTTTTGGTGCAGTCCAATTATGGCGACCGGCACATGCTGCGGCTCAATGGCCTGCCGGTAGGGACGTTCATTGACGAAACCGAAGTGGCTTTACCCTGGGGAGATACGCCGTCGCTGCCGGGAGGGTCTATTATTGTGGTCATCGCCACCGATGCGCCTTTGGTGGCCAACCAGTGCCGGCGGCTGGCTCAACGGGCCACCGTGGGCCTGGCCAGGGTGGGCGGCATTGGGCACAACGGCAGCGGCGATATTTTTATTGCCTTTGCCACCGGCAATGATCTGCCTTACGACATGCCGGTTTACGTGGATTTTAAAATGCTTCGCCACCAAAAACTGGACCCCTTTTTTGAAGCCGTAGCTGAGGCCACTGAAGAGGCCATTTGGAATTCAATAACCATGGCCGAGACCATGACCGGCTTCAAAAATAGAGTGGCCTACGCCGTTCCCCTGGACCGTTTGCAAGACCTGGCCCAAAAAAATTGCGGTTTTTTAGGATTTGGCGTGGCGACGCCCTGCCCGTAG
- a CDS encoding cyclic-di-AMP receptor: MSKSSATLTVNQLVIVTASASQAHALTERLTRDEFYVTQIDTSGGLLYEATVSLLIGVDQARLPRLLNHIREYCATEQRFVMAYGEVPLLEAQPMMLEAEVGGATVYVLDVEHFEQF, translated from the coding sequence GTGTCTAAATCTTCTGCTACGCTGACGGTCAATCAATTAGTTATTGTTACCGCTTCCGCCTCTCAGGCCCATGCGCTCACCGAACGGTTGACCCGCGACGAGTTTTACGTAACTCAGATAGACACCAGCGGCGGCCTGTTATACGAGGCCACCGTCTCGTTGCTGATTGGGGTTGACCAGGCTCGCTTGCCGCGCCTGCTCAACCACATCCGGGAGTACTGCGCTACGGAGCAGCGGTTTGTGATGGCTTACGGCGAGGTCCCCCTGCTGGAAGCCCAGCCCATGATGCTGGAGGCCGAGGTGGGCGGCGCAACCGTTTACGTGCTCGATGTTGAACATTTTGAGCAGTTCTGA
- a CDS encoding cyclic-di-AMP receptor: MKLIIAIVRDVDAGPVVDQLIAHHYRVTRVASTGGFLRRGNVTLLIGAEEQKVRPIIALLREACSPPDPNHHRATIFVVNAPHFEQV, translated from the coding sequence ATGAAACTGATTATTGCTATTGTCCGCGATGTAGACGCCGGCCCGGTGGTTGACCAGTTGATCGCCCACCACTATCGGGTCACTCGGGTGGCCAGCACCGGCGGTTTTTTGCGGCGGGGCAATGTAACCTTGCTCATTGGCGCAGAAGAGCAAAAGGTCCGGCCAATTATTGCCCTGCTGCGAGAGGCCTGTAGCCCACCTGATCCCAATCATCACCGCGCTACAATTTTTGTGGTCAATGCCCCCCACTTTGAACAAGTCTAA
- a CDS encoding MFS transporter — MAKLRIRLHLMRRRTRRFTAGGRWTEQLRPAVRQNLRWFWFDGVFANASEAVILAYLSLFVLALGASPAQIGLMSALSSLSAALFLLPGAAAVERWGHRKQTVVFSSGVVGRAMLLLLALLPLAFNGPTAVVIAIGLVVVRNAANHLAFPAWMSLTADIVPLAWRGRYFGSRNIMMSLAGMTTTFLVGLLITFVGGLKGYQLALAVAFVIGAGATYSFNRIRDPLAAATSPQSGLNILGLFGRWRQDAGFWILCATTALWNFSLNIAGPFFNVYLVDGLQAKASMVGALSVVSSLAALPSQRLFGALADRWGPRRVQLLTGLLIPILPWGWALVRSLWQLVPVEFLAGFLWAGYNLAAFNFLLTLMPEGQRERYSALYQIIVMTALAGGAALGGVIAEYGGYKATFIFSGLGRLTAALLFVRFVPQMVSEKS, encoded by the coding sequence ATGGCCAAGTTGCGTATCAGGTTACACCTGATGCGGCGGCGGACCCGGCGTTTTACCGCCGGCGGGCGCTGGACCGAGCAGCTTCGTCCGGCGGTCAGGCAAAACTTGCGTTGGTTCTGGTTTGATGGGGTGTTTGCCAATGCCAGCGAGGCCGTTATCCTGGCTTACCTCTCGTTGTTTGTGCTGGCGTTAGGAGCCAGCCCGGCCCAAATTGGCCTGATGAGCGCGCTGTCCAGCCTGAGCGCGGCCCTGTTTCTGTTACCTGGGGCGGCGGCGGTGGAGCGGTGGGGGCATCGCAAACAAACGGTTGTTTTCAGCAGCGGGGTGGTAGGGCGGGCGATGTTGCTGTTGCTGGCCCTTTTGCCCTTGGCTTTTAACGGCCCTACGGCGGTGGTGATTGCCATTGGCCTGGTTGTGGTGCGCAACGCGGCCAATCACCTGGCGTTCCCGGCCTGGATGTCGCTCACGGCCGATATTGTGCCCCTGGCCTGGCGCGGTCGTTATTTTGGTTCGCGCAATATCATGATGAGCCTGGCCGGAATGACCACCACCTTTTTGGTGGGTTTGCTCATTACCTTTGTGGGCGGGTTAAAGGGCTACCAGCTTGCCCTGGCCGTAGCTTTTGTGATTGGGGCGGGAGCGACCTACAGTTTTAATCGTATCCGCGACCCGCTGGCGGCGGCGACCTCTCCTCAAAGCGGGCTAAATATCCTGGGCTTGTTTGGGCGTTGGCGGCAGGATGCGGGTTTCTGGATTTTGTGCGCCACTACGGCCTTGTGGAATTTTTCGCTGAATATCGCCGGGCCGTTTTTTAACGTGTACCTGGTGGATGGCCTCCAGGCCAAGGCCAGTATGGTGGGCGCGTTAAGCGTGGTTAGCAGCCTGGCCGCGCTGCCCAGCCAGCGCCTGTTTGGGGCGTTGGCCGACCGGTGGGGTCCGCGCCGGGTGCAGCTTTTGACCGGCCTGCTGATTCCCATATTGCCGTGGGGTTGGGCGTTGGTGCGCTCGTTGTGGCAATTGGTGCCGGTTGAATTTTTAGCCGGTTTCCTGTGGGCCGGTTATAACCTGGCCGCTTTCAATTTTTTGCTTACGCTGATGCCGGAAGGGCAGCGAGAGCGCTACTCGGCGCTTTATCAAATCATTGTGATGACGGCCCTAGCCGGCGGGGCGGCCCTGGGCGGCGTGATCGCCGAGTATGGAGGCTACAAGGCCACTTTTATATTTTCCGGCCTGGGCCGTTTGACCGCCGCCTTGCTTTTTGTGCGTTTTGTGCCGCAAATGGTGTCTGAAAAGTCATAG
- a CDS encoding SGNH/GDSL hydrolase family protein, whose amino-acid sequence MKQLLQNIGARLLGLLLGLMIVEIGLHLLPENALKALTTHNQNRHELYQTDPAIGWQHKPNAATRYVIEGEIDVPVKINSRGLYDTEHPYQKPAGTFRILLLGDSVTESLVTPLDKGFPYLLEGCLNNHYRQPIEVINGGVSYYASTEELFFLQQEGLRYRPDLVLVGFSLDDLDAYAARQSSDGWLNSMGGYLIELDESGQLQKTWVEWKNPGPYEDISALEGFLRRRSRTYYILAHPDTQFNHWTASRLESWQEKWQARWPFALIWGPPPEEQEPQDDFRKNLDLMVFAPDFPYGPEIPAQLVEGWAIIGQTLSQIQAVSASADAGVGVLILPQRKQAMERYYLETYQKYADRYGVDIAGIAWNYAAPNQALSQLLAEKNIPSLDLLPIYRHYDAAHSAPIYFERDNHINERGHQVTAEAICQWVVENGFISEPQQAKD is encoded by the coding sequence TTGAAACAACTTCTTCAAAATATCGGGGCAAGGCTATTGGGCCTTTTGCTTGGCCTGATGATTGTGGAAATCGGCCTGCACTTGCTTCCGGAAAATGCGCTCAAGGCACTGACCACGCATAACCAGAACCGGCACGAATTATACCAGACCGATCCCGCCATTGGCTGGCAACACAAACCCAATGCAGCCACGCGCTATGTGATTGAGGGCGAGATTGATGTGCCGGTAAAGATCAATTCCCGGGGACTATATGATACCGAACATCCTTATCAAAAGCCGGCCGGAACGTTTCGCATTCTCCTGCTGGGCGATTCCGTGACCGAGTCGTTGGTGACGCCGCTAGACAAGGGGTTTCCTTATCTTTTGGAAGGTTGTTTGAACAACCACTACCGGCAGCCCATCGAGGTGATCAACGGCGGCGTGTCTTATTACGCCAGCACCGAGGAGTTATTTTTTTTACAGCAAGAGGGGCTGCGCTACCGGCCAGACCTGGTTTTAGTGGGCTTCTCTTTAGACGACCTTGATGCTTACGCGGCCCGGCAGTCCAGCGACGGTTGGTTGAACTCGATGGGGGGCTACCTGATTGAGTTGGACGAAAGCGGCCAATTGCAGAAAACCTGGGTGGAATGGAAAAATCCCGGCCCTTATGAGGACATTTCAGCCCTTGAGGGGTTTTTGCGCCGCCGATCGCGCACGTACTACATTTTAGCTCACCCCGATACGCAGTTCAACCATTGGACAGCCAGTCGCCTGGAAAGTTGGCAAGAGAAGTGGCAGGCCCGGTGGCCCTTTGCCTTAATTTGGGGTCCCCCGCCGGAGGAACAAGAGCCACAGGATGACTTTAGGAAAAATTTGGACCTGATGGTTTTTGCCCCGGATTTTCCCTACGGCCCGGAGATACCGGCCCAGTTGGTTGAAGGTTGGGCCATTATCGGCCAAACCCTCTCCCAAATCCAGGCGGTCAGCGCCTCGGCCGATGCTGGCGTGGGCGTATTGATTTTGCCCCAAAGAAAACAGGCCATGGAGCGTTACTACCTGGAGACCTATCAAAAATATGCCGACCGTTACGGCGTTGATATTGCCGGCATTGCCTGGAACTACGCCGCGCCTAACCAGGCTCTCAGCCAACTTTTGGCCGAAAAAAATATCCCCAGCCTGGACCTATTGCCCATTTACAGGCACTACGACGCCGCCCACTCCGCGCCCATCTACTTTGAAAGAGACAACCACATCAACGAACGGGGCCATCAAGTGACGGCGGAGGCTATTTGCCAATGGGTGGTAGAGAACGGCTTTATTTCTGAGCCGCAACAGGCTAAAGATTAA
- a CDS encoding lamin tail domain-containing protein, with translation MPMLIKQRRQTFFKIAMALGLLLAGMQVFLTAAEIRPGDLMISEFVADNDAGLVDEDGDPVDWIEIYNRSSETVNLGGWALTDDPNQPQKWVFPDMTLGSGKYLLIFASGKNRSPTASDGPVHANFKLNRSGEFLGLYNIFQRRFVDQVQPQPQFSNIAYGRYGSEPGYSYLAHPTPGRANNQGPVWAGLVAEVNFSQTRGFYDAPFMLELSTTTPAATIRYTTDGSEPGEHRGLTYTGPILIDATTPLRAIALKPGFLPSSPATHTYLFANDILTQPPHPPGLPPTWGAHGDDYEGYAPGSPVSADYEMDPEIVNNPRYHETLRDGLTSIPTLSLVMNRQAFAELYANPRAQGVAWERPVSVELFYPRGDGPAWQVNAGLRMQGHASRRENMPKHSFRLFFKREYGPTKLAYPLFPDSPANKFDTLILRGGADRSFAGWPKSGYDYRLTTYTRDEWVRASQIEMSGEGSHGLFVHLYLNGLYWGLYNLVERPDASFMSSYFGGQKEDWYVRNHSGPISGSDGRIKALEQELAGLGGLDNLAGAERYAVLARYLDIPQFIDYVILNWYAGTKDWPSNNWYASVQNPAGQIRFFVWDAEHAWVNGAEIVLGQVKQKNLVRFFFDALLESEDFKIQFADRVYKHLYNDGALTDANAQARWLQLNNNIQQAIPAESARWGDARYDDPITPDDWRQGRDAVLAQMEGNAARLVFLLREAGYYPPVDPPAFNQQGGLAPAGFKLTMNLPPICQGQAAGECTIYYTVDGSDPRSWGAGGIAPGALIYESPLVLTGATHIKARVLVGEQWSALNETTFKVMAQDRPLRITEIMYNPPGPDELEFIELKNTGHADINLSNMTFAGIRYTFFPHTRPLAPGEFLVLVRDRAAFAQRYPGVPVGGEYGGQLSNKGEKITLTDSRGEVVISVEYSSENGWPISPDGRGDSLVLARPNGDPDHAQTWRASLNLGGSPGVDEPGP, from the coding sequence ATGCCCATGCTCATCAAACAGCGCCGCCAAACATTTTTTAAAATAGCCATGGCCCTGGGCCTGTTATTGGCCGGGATGCAAGTTTTTTTGACTGCTGCCGAAATCCGCCCCGGCGACCTGATGATCAGCGAGTTTGTGGCCGACAACGACGCCGGCCTGGTTGATGAGGATGGCGACCCTGTGGACTGGATTGAAATCTACAACCGCAGCAGCGAAACCGTCAACCTGGGCGGCTGGGCGCTCACCGACGACCCCAACCAGCCCCAAAAGTGGGTCTTCCCCGACATGACCCTGGGCAGCGGGAAATACCTGCTGATTTTTGCTTCTGGCAAAAATCGCAGCCCCACCGCCTCAGACGGCCCGGTACACGCTAACTTCAAACTCAACCGGTCGGGTGAATTTTTGGGGCTTTACAATATTTTCCAGCGTAGATTTGTGGACCAGGTACAGCCGCAGCCGCAATTCAGCAACATAGCCTACGGCCGCTACGGCTCCGAGCCGGGTTATAGTTACCTGGCCCACCCCACCCCGGGCCGGGCCAATAATCAGGGTCCGGTTTGGGCCGGCCTGGTGGCCGAGGTCAACTTTAGCCAGACGCGCGGCTTTTACGACGCGCCGTTTATGCTTGAATTGAGCACCACCACTCCCGCCGCCACCATCCGTTACACCACCGACGGCAGCGAGCCGGGCGAACACCGCGGCCTCACTTACACCGGGCCAATTTTAATTGATGCCACCACCCCGCTGCGGGCCATCGCCTTAAAACCCGGCTTTTTGCCGTCGTCCCCGGCCACCCACACCTACCTCTTTGCCAACGACATCCTGACCCAACCGCCCCACCCGCCCGGCTTGCCCCCTACCTGGGGCGCGCACGGCGACGATTACGAAGGATACGCGCCCGGCTCCCCGGTGAGCGCCGATTACGAAATGGACCCGGAAATCGTCAACAATCCGCGTTATCATGAAACCCTCCGGGATGGCCTTACCTCAATTCCCACGTTGTCTCTGGTGATGAACCGGCAAGCCTTTGCCGAACTTTACGCCAATCCCCGGGCGCAAGGAGTGGCCTGGGAGCGGCCGGTTTCGGTGGAACTGTTTTATCCCCGGGGCGATGGGCCGGCCTGGCAGGTTAACGCGGGCCTGCGCATGCAAGGCCACGCCAGCCGCCGCGAAAATATGCCCAAACATTCCTTCCGGCTATTTTTTAAGCGGGAATACGGGCCAACCAAGCTGGCTTACCCGCTTTTTCCGGATTCGCCGGCGAACAAGTTTGACACCCTCATCCTGCGCGGCGGGGCCGACCGCAGTTTTGCCGGTTGGCCCAAAAGCGGTTATGATTACCGGCTCACCACCTACACCCGCGACGAGTGGGTGCGCGCCTCGCAAATTGAAATGTCGGGGGAAGGCTCGCACGGCCTTTTTGTGCACCTTTACCTCAATGGTTTATATTGGGGCTTGTACAACCTGGTGGAAAGGCCGGACGCTTCTTTTATGTCGTCTTATTTTGGCGGTCAAAAAGAGGATTGGTATGTTAGAAATCACAGCGGCCCGATCAGCGGGTCGGACGGGAGGATCAAGGCGTTGGAACAGGAGCTGGCCGGGTTGGGGGGTCTTGATAACCTGGCTGGCGCCGAGCGGTACGCTGTGCTGGCCCGCTACCTCGACATCCCCCAATTTATTGACTACGTTATTTTGAACTGGTATGCCGGCACCAAAGATTGGCCCAGCAATAACTGGTATGCGAGCGTGCAAAATCCGGCGGGACAAATTAGATTTTTTGTCTGGGACGCCGAACACGCCTGGGTGAACGGCGCCGAAATTGTTTTGGGCCAGGTCAAACAAAAGAACCTGGTCCGGTTTTTCTTTGACGCGCTGCTGGAGAGCGAAGATTTTAAAATACAATTTGCCGACCGCGTTTACAAACACCTGTATAACGACGGCGCGCTCACCGACGCCAACGCCCAGGCCCGTTGGCTGCAACTGAACAACAACATTCAACAAGCCATTCCGGCTGAATCGGCTCGCTGGGGCGATGCCCGGTATGACGACCCGATTACGCCGGATGATTGGCGTCAGGGGCGGGATGCTGTGTTGGCCCAGATGGAGGGCAATGCCGCCAGGTTGGTTTTTTTGCTCCGGGAGGCAGGTTACTATCCTCCGGTTGACCCGCCGGCTTTCAACCAACAAGGCGGGCTGGCGCCCGCAGGTTTCAAATTGACTATGAACCTTCCCCCCATTTGTCAGGGGCAGGCGGCGGGGGAATGTACTATTTATTACACCGTTGACGGCTCCGACCCTCGATCCTGGGGCGCGGGCGGGATTGCGCCTGGTGCTTTGATTTACGAGTCGCCTCTAGTGCTGACCGGCGCCACTCATATCAAGGCGAGGGTGCTGGTTGGTGAACAATGGAGCGCCTTGAATGAGACTACGTTTAAAGTGATGGCCCAGGACCGGCCCTTACGGATCACCGAAATTATGTATAACCCGCCGGGGCCAGACGAGCTTGAGTTCATTGAGCTAAAAAATACCGGCCATGCCGACATAAATCTGTCGAATATGACCTTTGCGGGAATCCGGTACACCTTTTTCCCACATACCAGGCCGCTGGCCCCCGGCGAATTTTTGGTGTTGGTGCGTGATCGCGCCGCGTTTGCCCAACGTTACCCCGGCGTGCCCGTTGGCGGCGAATACGGCGGGCAACTTTCCAACAAGGGCGAAAAGATCACGCTCACAGACAGCCGGGGCGAAGTGGTGATCTCGGTTGAATACAGCAGCGAAAACGGCTGGCCCATCAGCCCTGATGGCCGCGGGGATTCCCTGGTGCTGGCCAGGCCAAATGGCGACCCTGACCATGCCCAAACCTGGCGGGCCAGCCTGAACCTGGGCGGCTCGCCCGGGGTGGATGAGCCTGGCCCATGA